In Rosa chinensis cultivar Old Blush chromosome 1, RchiOBHm-V2, whole genome shotgun sequence, a genomic segment contains:
- the LOC112174093 gene encoding uncharacterized protein LOC112174093 isoform X1, translating into MGPELELKPKSEAAMEVSAVKETGLIHIEPEEKIMPCVSNYKDNIFNMEASFAEQATTSNRSENQEINITDCGSPNDVRMVENECQDLTESSSSFGNTVSGTENGLMLDGGDEVESQYCENPSVSLYDGYSDAFHTRKKKLTGHWRKFIRPLMWRCKWLELQIKELQSQTLKYDAELAEYDKAKQFEFGGYTAEGFDGKSIPFSSQIQRNKFMKRKKRKRIEDTTDIVSFTSNHKLFSYYENKNSGANGGSMEEDCGNLAGKSSHGINEFDIEFRDGDSTLEDTLRKIEVVHSQVCRLKTRIDNVVKENPALFGFAQSPALENGNDSLAETLPNAFQHSSECNMGPLLLPGSAVSSHEGLTALPGMIGNTDQPWLGTEQENAEDGYLVPNAAVKKEQHDFENNKDQVIEQPLLSSAQQKTNFSVPASKTVPKKSSLPNATQQPDSTTRTEFPWNTRNRGKRKPGSYRWSRKS; encoded by the exons ATGGGCCCTGAATTGGAGCTGAAACCAAAGTCAGAAGCTGCAATGGAAGTTTCAGCTGTAAAGGAGACTGGTCTAATTCATATAGAGCCAGAAGAGAAGATTATGCCTTGTGTGAGTAACTAcaaagataatatttttaacATGGAAGCATCATTTGCGGAACAAGCTACTACATCAAATAGAAGTGAGAATCAGGAGATAAATATTACCGATTGTGGCAGTCCGAATGACGTTCGGATGGTTGAAAATGAATGCCAGGACTTGACAGAGAGCTCGAGTTCTTTCGGTAATACAGTATCTGGGACAGAGAATGGTTTGATGTTGGATGGTGGTGATGAAGTTGAATCACAGTATTGTGAAAATCCATCGGTGTCATTATATGATGGATATTCTGATGCATTTCATACCAG GAAGAAAAAGTTGACTGGTCATTGGAGGAAATTTATACGTCCTCTTATGTGGCGCTGTAAATGGCTCGAACTGCAGATTAAGGAGCTTCAGTCCCAGACCCTGAAATATGATGCGGAACTTGCAGAATATGATAAAGCAAAGCAGTTTGAATTTGGAGGTTACACAGCTGAAGGTTTTGATGGAAAGTCAATACCATTTTCAAGTCAAATTCAAAGAAACAAATTcatgaaaaggaagaaaagaaagagaattgAAGATACTACTGATATAGTGTCATTTACGTCAAACCATAAACTGTTTTCCTATTATG aaaataaaaattctgGTGCTAATGGTGGTTCCATGGAAGAGGATTGTGGTAATTTAG CAGGTAAAAGTAGTCATGGCATAAATGAGTTTGACATTGAGTTCAGAGATGGTGATAGTACCTTGGAAGATACTCTTCGGAAGATTGAAGTGGTACATTCACAAGTCTGCCGGTTAAAGACCCGAATTGACAATGTGGTCAAGGAAAATCCCGCATTGTTTGGCTTTGCTCAAAGTCCTGCTCTTGAAAATGGGAATGATTCACTAGCTGAAACTCTACCAAATGCATTTCAGCATAGTTCTGAGTGTAACATGGGACCTTTACTTTTGCCTGGGAGTGCAGTTTCAAGTCATGAAGGGTTAACCGCTCTCCCTGGTATGATTGGGAACACAGATCAGCCTTGGCTTGGCACTGAACAGGAAAAT GCCGAGGATGGATACCTTGTACCTAATGCAGCTGTCAAGAAAGAGCAACATGattttgaaaacaataaagatcaGGTCATAGAGCAGCCTCTCCTATCGAGTGCACAGCAGAAAACTAATTTCTCAGTTCCAGCTTCAAAAACTGTGCCAAAAAAATCCAGCTTACCTAATGCAACTCAACAACCCGATTCCACTACGAGGACTGAATTCCCTTGGAACACAAGAAATCGTGGGAAGCGTAAACCTGGTTCGTACAGGTGGAGCCGGAAATCCTAG
- the LOC112174093 gene encoding uncharacterized protein LOC112174093 isoform X2 yields MGPELELKPKSEAAMEVSAVKETGLIHIEPEEKIMPCVSNYKDNIFNMEASFAEQATTSNRSENQEINITDCGSPNDVRMVENECQDLTESSSSFGNTVSGTENGLMLDGGDEVESQYCENPSVSLYDGYSDAFHTRKKKLTGHWRKFIRPLMWRCKWLELQIKELQSQTLKYDAELAEYDKAKQFEFGGYTAEGFDGKSIPFSSQIQRNKFMKRKKRKRIEDTTDIVSFTSNHKLFSYYENKNSGANGGSMEEDCGNLGKSSHGINEFDIEFRDGDSTLEDTLRKIEVVHSQVCRLKTRIDNVVKENPALFGFAQSPALENGNDSLAETLPNAFQHSSECNMGPLLLPGSAVSSHEGLTALPGMIGNTDQPWLGTEQENAEDGYLVPNAAVKKEQHDFENNKDQVIEQPLLSSAQQKTNFSVPASKTVPKKSSLPNATQQPDSTTRTEFPWNTRNRGKRKPGSYRWSRKS; encoded by the exons ATGGGCCCTGAATTGGAGCTGAAACCAAAGTCAGAAGCTGCAATGGAAGTTTCAGCTGTAAAGGAGACTGGTCTAATTCATATAGAGCCAGAAGAGAAGATTATGCCTTGTGTGAGTAACTAcaaagataatatttttaacATGGAAGCATCATTTGCGGAACAAGCTACTACATCAAATAGAAGTGAGAATCAGGAGATAAATATTACCGATTGTGGCAGTCCGAATGACGTTCGGATGGTTGAAAATGAATGCCAGGACTTGACAGAGAGCTCGAGTTCTTTCGGTAATACAGTATCTGGGACAGAGAATGGTTTGATGTTGGATGGTGGTGATGAAGTTGAATCACAGTATTGTGAAAATCCATCGGTGTCATTATATGATGGATATTCTGATGCATTTCATACCAG GAAGAAAAAGTTGACTGGTCATTGGAGGAAATTTATACGTCCTCTTATGTGGCGCTGTAAATGGCTCGAACTGCAGATTAAGGAGCTTCAGTCCCAGACCCTGAAATATGATGCGGAACTTGCAGAATATGATAAAGCAAAGCAGTTTGAATTTGGAGGTTACACAGCTGAAGGTTTTGATGGAAAGTCAATACCATTTTCAAGTCAAATTCAAAGAAACAAATTcatgaaaaggaagaaaagaaagagaattgAAGATACTACTGATATAGTGTCATTTACGTCAAACCATAAACTGTTTTCCTATTATG aaaataaaaattctgGTGCTAATGGTGGTTCCATGGAAGAGGATTGTGGTAATTTAG GTAAAAGTAGTCATGGCATAAATGAGTTTGACATTGAGTTCAGAGATGGTGATAGTACCTTGGAAGATACTCTTCGGAAGATTGAAGTGGTACATTCACAAGTCTGCCGGTTAAAGACCCGAATTGACAATGTGGTCAAGGAAAATCCCGCATTGTTTGGCTTTGCTCAAAGTCCTGCTCTTGAAAATGGGAATGATTCACTAGCTGAAACTCTACCAAATGCATTTCAGCATAGTTCTGAGTGTAACATGGGACCTTTACTTTTGCCTGGGAGTGCAGTTTCAAGTCATGAAGGGTTAACCGCTCTCCCTGGTATGATTGGGAACACAGATCAGCCTTGGCTTGGCACTGAACAGGAAAAT GCCGAGGATGGATACCTTGTACCTAATGCAGCTGTCAAGAAAGAGCAACATGattttgaaaacaataaagatcaGGTCATAGAGCAGCCTCTCCTATCGAGTGCACAGCAGAAAACTAATTTCTCAGTTCCAGCTTCAAAAACTGTGCCAAAAAAATCCAGCTTACCTAATGCAACTCAACAACCCGATTCCACTACGAGGACTGAATTCCCTTGGAACACAAGAAATCGTGGGAAGCGTAAACCTGGTTCGTACAGGTGGAGCCGGAAATCCTAG
- the LOC112166746 gene encoding uncharacterized protein LOC112166746 gives MEPVYEKFIQNSDTEFDEFHAAMLGVCRITTLKHLFLTSNTIVSSALNAAMPGKHYNVPGLEEVKEFHSTWNNLPTQKKKREQFIQFVKDNVRVNQADTATLLTGVLAPPGAMAAKKAGESLPQLKMIKNVPDILFVPTATVVALITVRFSKRLFMRS, from the exons ATGGAACCGGTGTATGAAAAGTTTATACAGAATTCAGATACAGAGTTTGACGAGTTTCACGCTGCCATGCTTGGTGTTTGCAG GATTACCACATTAAAGCATCTATTTCTTACCTCTAACACAATCGTATCCAGCGCATTAAATGCTGCTATGCCCGGTAAACACTACAATGTGCCCGGACTGGAGGAAGTAAAG GAATTTCACAGTACATGGAACAACTTACcgactcaaaaaaaaaagagggagcaATTCATCCAGTTTGTGAAGGATAATGTGAGAGTTAACCAGGCTGATACCGCTACCTTGTTGACAGGAGTACTGGCGCCTCCAGGGGCCATGGCTGCTAAAAAAGCTGGGGAGAGTCTTCCCCAGCTGAAAATGATCAAGAACGTCCCGGACATCCTCTTCGTGCCGACGGCAACAGTAGTAGCACTCATTACTGTAAGGTTCTCCAAAAGACTTTTCATGCGAAGCTAG
- the LOC112174117 gene encoding uncharacterized protein LOC112174117, which produces MGPLLLPGSAVSSHEAGLTPLPGMIGNTDQPWIGTEQENAEDGYLVPNAAVKKEQHDFENNKDQVIEQPLLSSAQQKTNFSVPASKTVPKKSSLPNATQQPDSTTRTEFPWNTRNRGKRKPGSNRWSRKS; this is translated from the exons ATGGGACCTTTACTTTTGCCTGGGAGTGCAGTTTCAAGTCATGAAGCTGGGTTAACCCCTCTCCCTGGTATGATTGGGAACACAGATCAGCCTTGGATTGGCACTGAACAGGAAAAT GCCGAGGATGGATACCTTGTACCTAATGCAGCTGTCAAGAAAGAGCAACATGattttgaaaacaataaagatcaGGTCATAGAGCAGCCTCTCCTATCGAGTGCACAGCAGAAAACTAATTTCTCAGTTCCAGCTTCAAAAACTGTGCCAAAAAAATCCAGCTTACCTAATGCAACTCAACAACCCGATTCCACTACGAGGACTGAATTCCCTTGGAACACAAGAAATCGTGGGAAGCGTAAACCTGGTTCGAATAGGTGGAGCCGGAAATCCTAG
- the LOC112174085 gene encoding pentatricopeptide repeat-containing protein At2g44880 has translation MKDQLWRWSSLERKCLYLLQQANTTPPSLLQIHAFILRNALETNLNLLTKFITTSSSSPSHLIKHARRVFDHQPNKHDTFLCNAMIRAHMAQFAESFALYRDLRQDTGFEPDGYTFTALAKSCGLDGDRSEGEEIHCHAVKTGLSLDLYVSTSLVDMYVKFGTMGCARKVFDEMTERNIVSWTALVCGYARTGDMGSARRLFDEIPERDSAAFNALIDGYVKLGEMGAARSLFDEMRDRNVVTWTSMIYGYCHRGDVEAAKSLFDSMPKKNLISWNVMIGGYCQNKRPREAVRLFHEMQSTTSLEPDAVTVVSILPAIADLGALDLGHWVHNFVQRKKLDRLTNICTALVDMYAKCGEIKKAQRLFDEIPEKETASWNALINGFAVNGYGKEALEVFLEMQREKFEPNNITFVGVLSACNHCGLVEEGKFWFRKMENFGLIPQIEHYGCMVDLLGRAGCLEEAEKLIKSMPYDVNGIILSSFLFACGYCEDVTRANKTLEQAVKLEPWNYGNYVMLRNLYARNRRWSDADNIKSSMRKNQADKEVGYTVIEVDGRIKQFVAGDRMNTSSEATLLQSWKHMMGQVPCSMAKV, from the coding sequence ATGAAAGACCAACTATGGAGATGGAGCTCGTTGGAAAGAAAATGCTTATACCTTCTCCAACAAGCCAACACTACACCACCCTCTCTTCTCCAAATCCATGCCTTCATCCTCCGAAACGCCCTCGAAACCAACCTCAATCTCCTCACCAAATTCATCACCACCAGCTCCTCCTCCCCCTCACACCTGATCAAACACGCCCGCCGCGTCTTCGATCACCAACCCAATAAGCATGACACGTTTCTCTGCAATGCCATGATCAGAGCCCACATGGCCCAATTCGCTGAGTCTTTCGCTCTTTATAGAGATCTTAGACAGGACACCGGTTTCGAGCCGGATGGGTACACATTCACGGCACTTGCCAAGTCGTGCGGGTTAGATGGGGACAGATCCGAAGGAGAAGAGATTCATTGTCATGCTGTTAAGACGGGGCTGTCTTTGGATTTGTATGTTTCGACGTCTTTGGTTGAcatgtatgtgaagtttgggaCGATGGGTTGCGCAAggaaggtgtttgatgaaatgacTGAGAGAAACATAGTGTCGTGGACGGCTCTTGTTTGCGGGTATGCGAGGACGGGAGATATGGGTAGTGCGAGGAGGCTTTTTGATGAAATTCCTGAGAGGGACTCGGCCGCGTTTAATGCGTTGATTGATGGATATGTCAAGTTGGGGGAAATGGGGGCGGCTCGAAGTTTGTTTGATGAGATGAGGGATAGGAATGTGGTGACTTGGACTAGTATGATATACGGTTACTGCCATCGAGGTGATGTAGAGGCCGCTAAATCACTCTTTGATTCTATGCCCAAGAAGAATCTTATTTCTTGGAATGTGATGATTGGTGGTTATTGCCAAAACAAACGTCCCCGTGAAGCCGTGAGATTGTTTCATGAAATGCAGTCAACTACATCGCTTGAACCAGATGCTGTAACGGTTGTGAGCATTCTTCCGGCTATAGCTGATTTGGGTGCTTTGGATTTAGGGCATTGGGTTCACAACTTTGTACAGAGGAAGAAGCTTGATAGGCTAACCAATATATGCACTGCGCTTGTGGATATGTATGCAAAATGTGGTGAAATAAAAAAGGCCCAAAGACTCTTTGATGAGATTCCTGAAAAAGAAACGGCTTCTTGGAATGCTTTGATAAATGGGTTTGCAGTCAATGGCTATGGAAAGGAGGCACTAGAGGTATTTTTAGAGATGCAACGAGAAAAGTTTGAGCCTAACAATATAACCTTTGTCGGTGTTTTGTCCGCTTGTAACCATTGTGGTCTGGTAGAGGAAGGGAAATTttggtttaggaaaatggaaaactTTGGGCTCATTCCACAGATTGAGCATTATGGTTGTATGGTAGATCTTTTAGGAAGGGCAGGGTGCTTGGAGGAAGCTGAGAAGCTGATCAAGAGCATGCCTTACGATGTTAATGGGATAATTTTGAGTTCCTTTCTTTTTGCATGTGGGTATTGTGAGGATGTCACGAGAGCCAACAAAACTTTAGAGCAGGCTGTCAAACTGGAGCCATGGAATTATGGAAATTATGTTATGTTGAGAAATTTGTATGCCAGAAACAGAAGGTGGAGTGATGCAGATAATATTAAGAGTTCGATGCGGAAGAATCAAGCAGATAAAGAGGTTGGTTATACTGTTATAGAGGTTGATGGTAGAATCAAGCAGTTTGTGGCTGGGGACAGGATGAACACATCTTCGGAAGCTACCTTGCTACAGAGTTGGAAGCACATGATGGGACAAGTCCCATGTTCTATGGCTAAGGTGTGA
- the LOC112174079 gene encoding LOW QUALITY PROTEIN: pentatricopeptide repeat-containing protein At2g44880-like (The sequence of the model RefSeq protein was modified relative to this genomic sequence to represent the inferred CDS: inserted 2 bases in 1 codon), with protein sequence MKDQLWRWSSLERKCLYLLQQANTTPPSLLQIHAFILRNALETNLNVHHHLLLLPLAPXIKHARRVFDHRPNKHDTFLCNAMIRAHMAQFAESFALYRDLRRDTGFEPDGYTFTALAKSCGLDGDRSEGEEIHCHAVKTGLSLDLYVSTSLVDMYVKFGTMGSARKVFDEMTERNIVSWTALVCGYARTGDMGSARRLFDEIPERDSAAFNALIDGYVKLGEMGSAQSLFDEMRDRNVVTWTSMIYGYCHRGDVEAAKSLFDSMPKKNLISWNVMIGGYCQNKRPREAVRLFHEMQSTTSLEPDAVTVVSILPAIADLGALDLGHWVHEFVQRKKLDRLTNICTALVDMYAKCGEIKKAKRLFDEMPEKETASWNALINGFAVNGYGKEALDVFLEMQREKFKPNNITFVGVLSACNHCGLVEEGKFWFRKMENFGLIPQIEHYGCMVDLLGRAGCLEEAEKLIKSMPYDVNGIILSSFLFACGYCEDVMRANKTLEQAVKLEPWNYGNYVMLRNLYARNRRWSDADNIKSSMRKNQADKEVGYSVIEVDGRIKQFVAGDRMYTSSEAIHLTLLQSWKHMMGQVPCSMAKV encoded by the exons ATGAAAGACCAACTATGGAGATGGAGCTCCTTGGAAAGAAAATGCTTATACCTTCTCCAACAAGCCAACACTACACCACCCTCTCTTCTCCAAATCCATGCCTTCATCCTCCGAAACGCCCTCGAAACCAACCTCAATGTTCATCACCACCTGCTCCTCCTCCCCCTCGCACC GATCAAACACGCCCGCCGCGTCTTCGATCACCGACCCAATAAGCATGACACGTTTCTCTGCAATGCCATGATCAGAGCCCACATGGCCCAATTCGCCGAGTCTTTCGCTCTTTATAGAGATCTTAGACGGGACACGGGTTTCGAGCCGGATGGGTACACATTCACTGCTCTGGCCAAGTCGTGCGGGTTAGATGGGGACAGATCCGAAGGAGAAGAGATTCATTGTCATGCTGTTAAGACTGGGCTGTCTTTGGATTTGTATGTTTCGACGTCTTTGGTTGAcatgtatgtgaagtttgggaCGATGGGTTCCGCAAggaaggtgtttgatgaaatgacTGAGAGAAACATAGTGTCGTGGACGGCTCTTGTTTGCGGGTATGCGAGGACGGGAGATATGGGTAGTGCGAGGAGGCTTTTTGATGAAATTCCTGAGAGGGACTCGGCCGCGTTTAATGCGTTGATTGATGGATATGTCAAGTTGGGGGAAATGGGCTCGGCTCAAAGTTTGTTTGATGAGATGAGGGATAGGAATGTGGTGACTTGGACTAGTATGATATACGGTTACTGCCATCGAGGTGATGTAGAGGCCGCTAAATCACTCTTTGATTCTATGCCCAAGAAGAATCTTATTTCTTGGAATGTGATGATTGGTGGTTATTGCCAAAACAAACGTCCCCGTGAAGCCGTGAGATTGTTTCATGAAATGCAGTCAACTACATCGCTTGAACCAGATGCTGTAACGGTTGTGAGCATTCTTCCGGCTATAGCTGATTTGGGTGCTTTGGATTTAGGGCATTGGGTTCACGAGTTTGTACAGAGGAAGAAGCTTGATAGGCTAACCAATATCTGCACTGCGCTTGTGGATATGTATGCAAAATGTGGTGAAATAAAAAAGGCCAAAAGACTCTTTGATGAGATGCCTGAAAAAGAAACGGCTTCTTGGAATGCTTTGATAAATGGGTTTGCAGTCAATGGCTATGGAAAGGAGGCACTGGATGTATTTTTAGAGATGCAACGAGAAAAGTTTAAGCCTAACAATATAACCTTTGTCGGTGTTCTGTCCGCTTGTAACCATTGTGGTCTGGTAGAGGAAGGGAAATTttggtttaggaaaatggaaaactTTGGGCTCATTCCACAGATTGAGCATTATGGTTGTATGGTAGATCTTTTAGGAAGGGCAGGGTGCTTGGAGGAAGCTGAGAAGCTGATCAAGAGCATGCCTTACGATGTGAATGGGATAATTTTAAGTTCCTTTCTTTTTGCATGTGGGTATTGTGAGGATGTCATGAGAGCCAACAAAACTTTAGAGCAGGCTGTCAAACTGGAGCCATGGAATTATGGAAATTATGTTATGTTGAGAAATTTGTATGCCAGAAACAGAAGGTGGAGTGATGCAGATAATATTAAGAGTTCGATGCGGAAGAATCAAGCAGATAAAGAGGTTGGTTATAGTGTTATAGAGGTTGATGGTAGAATCAAGCAGTTTGTGGCTGGGGACAGGATGTACACATCTTCGGAAGCTATACATTTGACCTTGCTACAGAGTTGGAAGCACATGATGGGACAAGTCCCGTGTTCTATGGCTAAGGTGTGA